The Micropterus dolomieu isolate WLL.071019.BEF.003 ecotype Adirondacks linkage group LG11, ASM2129224v1, whole genome shotgun sequence genomic interval TTTTGATTAGATTGGGGATGAGATTTTAGGTTTAGGTTGATGGGATTTGGAGTTTAGTTACTTGTTTCTATGCCCGTGATCCCCCCGCTGTCTCCGGATTGAGGGTCTGTTTGGTTCGTTGCCTGAGATCTCCCAGCTGCCACTGGATTTAGGGTTTAGTCGTTTCATTGTCCATGATCCCCCTGCTGTTACTAGATTTGTTTCATTTGCAGGGATCTCCCCATGCTGCAGCTGAATTTAGGGTGTGGTTGTTTTGTTGCGCAGGATCTCCCagaggaaatttgttttggcgttttgttttgtcatgcaGGATGTTGTTGCCGCTGCTGGATTTAGAGTTTGGTTGTTCTGTCGTGCACCATCTCTCAGCTGTTGCTAGATTTAGGGTTTAGTTGTTTCGTTGTCAAGGATCTCCCTGCTGCCACTGGATTTCGGGGGGGTTTAGCCACTTCTTTTTAATATCCAGACACTGCTACTGTTTGTGTGACACTTGGGGCTTTGTGTCCACCCCGCAACCCCTCCTCTCTCGCCCTGTTAGCTTTGTAGTGTGAAGCCAAAAGATTTAGCAATGGTAGCAgagagtctgtgtgtgaggCGGCTTGTGTGGACGGGATGATTTCGTGGACTCCTGTCAGCACATAAAATTCTCCCTGCAAACATTCCTCTGACGTGATGCAAGCCCAGGAGAGATGGGcagcgtgtgtgcgtgtttttCGACCGGCGGCATGTGTCTGTTGACCAGACAAATCCATACCACTGCTCCCAGACACACTGCaggcacataaacacacacacacaagttgcatgtgtgtgtggttaatgAGGATGTGTTGATTGATTAGACTGCAGTAATTAGCTGGAGTGTGAAGGCCTGGAAAGGTCTCCGCTCTGGTGGGAGTGTCCCCTCTGGAGAGACATTGAACTGTGCTATGCACCATTACGTTACAACACCACAGTCCCATCCATATCTCAGATACGAGATGAGTCATCTCTCGGAGGCAGACTTGGTGTGAGACGAAAGGAAGGATGtttgctgatgtgtgtgtgtgtatcagagCCTGAGACATCAGGATGTTTGCAGCGTGGAGATGTGTGTTACAGAGTGAGATGTGCTTGCGCCAGCAGTTTCTTTTCCTGCACAGGGTGGCCTGAACGCTGACCCGATCCTCTGCCTGACAAATCAACTCTCTCCTTCGCCTTCTCCTCCCGCTCATTTGTAGCttgacttcctgtctgctgCCTAGATTTCTTATGGGCATCACAGTGCTGCTTCTAGTAAATGCAAATAATGTGGTATTAAGTATGACAACCTCCGTCTGTGGCCTTCCTCCTACTGTGTTGTGGATGTAGAATGAAGTGCTGCAGTAAAGCATTGTAAACAGTGCCATCACGTGGGCAACAGGGGCATTACAGATGATGCAGTGATTTCTGAAAGAATGATCGCAGCACATTTTGCTTCTAACTCCTCATCTGTACTGTTCCACTTGATCTGAATAATTAAGAAATGACTCCTTCCCAAAGAAAAACGCACATTACACACTAACACATGAGCTAGTTTTTCACAGGTTCTGTTGCAGATGGTTTTATTTCTTAATGTGTTGTATGTTCACTTTTTTATTGATAGATACATTTTCTGTCCAAGTAAGGCTAtcatttattaatgtaatttttttttctctttccctgttTTGATTCCTACCCTCGCTTACGTGGCTTCCTACTTCTTTTTTGTGCCCCCAACAGAAAGTTCTACTACATCACTCTGCTGAGGGACCCAGTGTCTCGATACCTCAGTGAGTGGCGGCACGTGCAGCGGGGAGCCACATGGAAAACCTCCCTGCACATGTGCGACGGACGAACCCCCACGCCTGAGGAGCTGCCCTCATGCTACGAGGGCTCCGACTGGTCGGGGTGCACCCTTCAGCAGTTCATGGACTGTCCCTACAACCTGGCCAACAACAGACAGGTAAGGGTGGGGGGGTGGTTGGCGTTCAATATGATAAATTCTAAGACAACCACACCATTTTTTGGGCTTAGCTTTTGGTCTTCTCTCGGCTCTCATTTGTGTAAATACTCTGTTTTACTGCAAACCACTAATTTCAGTTTTGATGCTGCCGTTTTGCTAACCCGCATCTCTGAACCTGAGCCAACTTCTTTCCCATCTGCtagactgtttttgttttgtaccaTTTGCTAGTATAATAAACCCTGTAAACCCTACAGGGAGTATACTCTGCAGacaaaaatagataaaataGTTTGGTAAATTTTCACACATTACACAGTAGATCAATACTGATTTCTTAAACAGATTGCGAAAGCCACGCAATCACATCTTGAcattattttccattattttcCACATCCACAAAATATTGATTTCAGAACTAAAAGAGTTAAAGAAGAAATTTGAATCTGTTTTTTGAATTCTCACAACCAGACTCACTGCAATTCCAAAATATGTTAAAGGTATAAGATAAGCCGCACACACCAGCTtgcactctctctcacacacacataccacatACACAGTAAGGAGTTCGCCTGCTGGCCATAAACACCTCAAATTCACATCTTTTCTCATGCTATCTCAGTCTCCCACCTAAACGTGCTGGCCAGCTTATCTCATCTGAGCCTGAGGCTGTTATTACTCGGGGTCCAATGACTTATGAATGtggcgcacacacaaacacacacttgaggCACCCTGGTGGACCAGCAGGCTGAGGTGCACACAGTGTACTCTTGTGAATCCAAATCCGTATGCAGTCCCTGTTCCTATACTGTAGCACAACAGCTCCAGAGTGCACTCAGAGTTGAAGGGATCTCTAATCTTGGAGCAAATCCACCAGAATCgaaactgttattttattatgtaaaatGCCTGATTAAAGGAATTTGAGAGGAGAGTGGTTACTAAGATGTCAAAAGATCATTACATAACATAAGATTTATACACAAACTACTGGAACTCAGGATAAGGGCTGCAACTTATAATTTCTTTCAGTATCAGTTAATCTATtgactgtttttcattttcttttttctcttttgatgatgtgattaatcattttaatctataaaatgtacaaacaaaaaGACTAACACAGAAATCCAAAAGAGGTCAAACCTCACCTGATTGGCTGTCCCTGATTTTCTGTTCCTCTTCTCTGTAGGTTCGTATGTTAGCAGACCTGAGCCTTGTAGGCTGCTACAACATGTCCACGGTTCCAGAGAAAAAGAGGGCCCAACTTCTGCTGGAGTCGGCCAAGAAGAACCTACGAGACATGGCCTTCTTTGGTCTGACAGAGTACCAGAGGAAAACCCAGTTCCTGTTTGAACGAACCTTCAGGTTGCGCTTCATAAGGCCTTTCATGCAGTACAACAGCACCCGCGCTGCAGGGGTGGACTTGGACAACGCTACGGTCAGTGCTACTGCTCCGTCATCTTTTGTAAATATAGTTCTGTAGACAGGCAGCAAACATCCAACAGAAAATGAGATTATAAGAGATATAAGGGAAAGTCAGTGGTAGAAAGTAAGTACATATATTTAGATACATTTAGGTActtccattttccattttctgctacgtTAGACTTCTGTTCCACtatatttcagagggaaatattgtactatTGTACTACTACTTACtgttctacatttatttgacaaataTAGTTACAAGTTAATGTACATAATTAGATCTTCTATAAAAAAGCACACAATACAATGGTAAAGATTAAGCTAGTGTCTCATGAGTCATGTCCCTTAAAAAAAGATTGGGAACCAGTAGGACTAAACTATCTAACTGCATACAAGTATCTGTATTTAAAACTAGTTCCACCTCAACACGTCAATGCCTAAGtttgctgataatactgtaGTTGTACTTAAGTAGGATGTTAAATGAAGggtttttacattgttgtattggtacttttattgAAATAAAGGATCTGAGTGTACCTCTTCCACTGCTGAAAACACCGTAAATAATGCAGTCTTTTGTACAACTCTGGTATGTATGGATTTTCCTTCAAAAGGATTAAAGAGAAAATGTCTTCTTTTCTCAGATAAGCTTAGTTATGGCCAACGTCTATAAACATGGCAGCCACAGCACATTCAgtaaggaaaataaaacaaacctttcaaaaagaaacagaaaatgtgaaaaggaAAGAAACCGAGGGTAAACACAGCGGTCTTATATTGCTGTGAAATGAGTTGGGAAGActgtcactttaaaaaaaacagcggCTTCAAACATGCTCTTCACACTTTGATTGGTCCAGTGTGGGAGTTCTTAAGCTCAATTTTCCCAGCCCAAAAAATATCCAGTACACAGCAGACTGGTGAATTATACATCAAAACCAGTTTGGaggatagaaaataaaatatgcctTGCTGACAGAGGCTGTGGAAACGTGAACCAGTGGTTATTATCACAAAGAAGTCAGGACAGGCGGGGGAGGCTCTGTGTGGCATTTTGAGtgaaaattagtttttaaaatttgctttaaaatgaaaCGCATCCAAAGGCACTGTGTGAAATTGTgacattatttaattatttatcagCAGGTGATGAGACTAATATTTACTTTACACTTTCCTGCAAAGCTGCTGAAAGCCCACTTATACCCTCATGGCTTGAAGATCAATGAGTCAGAAATGACTCACTGGGTGGTGCTGAGGACTTGAGCTCAGTGCTGTCTTCCAGgctttgccccccccccccNNNNNNNNNNNNNNNNNNNNccccccccccccccccccactgatACTGCCGATCAAACATCTCTAATTTAACACTGGTGCAGCGATTTGCTTCTCTCTGTTGTTGCACACATTGCCTGCAAAATGAAATCCAGCACACCATCACAGATTTCTAAGGGATTCTcttaattaaacacatttccccCTGCGTGCTGAAGTCACACACAGCAGATGATGCACGCCAATACAGCCAGCTGCATTGCACAACCAAACATCAAACATGCTCCTGTTATCTTGCTccacataattttttttctctgttcccTCTCTATGTAGACGTCCTATAAAGCTTTTGTACAAATGTCATATAATTGGCCGTTTCCATTGCAGGAACTTTAACAGAGGACCAATAACCTTTTAAAGGAATTCAGGATATTTACCTGCGTTTCAAGAAAGAAACCAGGGGCTAAATTTAGTCCCTGTACAATAGTTCCAGGTGACAAAAACTCCCTGCTTAggataaaattataaaatgccTTTCGTCTCCCGGGTCTCCTTGTAAGGTGCATGTGGAAATGGAAGGATAAATATGGGTTCAGTTTGTCTAATGTGGAGACAGGTGTTCTGGAGTCTCCTTTTCCACCTCTGCATGTCTGCAAAATTGTGTCTCATTATGCGTCATCAGTCCAGAGTTTAGTTGCTTAGTTTAGTTCCATAGATCTTGCATCTGTTTCGCCCCAAAAGGCTGTAACTTATCCTTtggtcttttctttcttctttatgTTCTTCTTTCGTTCCGCCTTTTTTACGTCTTCTGTTATCACTGCCTCTGAGTTAACTTTAAATTTGCTCCCCTCTCAATAGATCCAGCGCATAGAGGAGCTAAATGAGCTGGACATGGAGCTTTACGACTACGCCAGGGACCTGTTCCAGCAGCGCTACCAGTACACCAGGCAGCAGGAGAGGCGGCAGCAGCGCATCAAGAACCACATGCAGCAGAGCCACCAAGGCCTGGGCCTGGGCGTCAACCTGTGGCCCTCACACAGCCGGCAGAGCTCAGTGTCGACACTGGAGGACGGGGAAGGGGATAGGGAGGAGCGGGATGAGGGCGAGGAGGGAGGCAGAACGGAGGAGGCGGGCAGCAGGCTCCCCACAGAGGACTACATGAACCAGATCATCAACCGCTGGTAGCAGc includes:
- the hs6st1a gene encoding heparan-sulfate 6-O-sulfotransferase 1-A; translated protein: MTQIGRTNVEEQRALRKFYYITLLRDPVSRYLSEWRHVQRGATWKTSLHMCDGRTPTPEELPSCYEGSDWSGCTLQQFMDCPYNLANNRQVRMLADLSLVGCYNMSTVPEKKRAQLLLESAKKNLRDMAFFGLTEYQRKTQFLFERTFRLRFIRPFMQYNSTRAAGVDLDNATIQRIEELNELDMELYDYARDLFQQRYQYTRQQERRQQRIKNHMQQSHQGLGLGVNLWPSHSRQSSVSTLEDGEGDREERDEGEEGGRTEEAGSRLPTEDYMNQIINRWVPGLQRISSQLQSRISHR